The genomic region TGCGCGATGGATCAGGGCTTGGCTTTTTCCAGGTAGTGGAAAAAGTCGCTGCTCGGGTCCAGTACCAACACGTCGCTCTTGTTCGCAAAGCTTTCACGGTAGGCACGCAGGCTGCGATAGAACGCATAAAACTCCTGGTCCTGGCCATAGGCCTTGGAATAGATGGCAGCGGCCTGGGCATCACCGTCACCGCGAGTTTCCTCGGACTGACGATAGGCTTCGGCCAGCAGTACACGACGCTGACGATCGGCATCGGCACGAATACCTTCGGCCAACTCGTTACCCTTGGCGCGATGCTCACGAGCCTCACGCTCACGCTCGGTGCTCATGCGCTCGAACACGCTGCGGTTCACTTCCTTCGGCAGGTCGATAGCCTTGACCCGGACATCGATCACCTCGATACCCAGTTCCTTCTCGGCCATCTTGTTCAGCGATGCAGTGATGTCCGCCATCAGCGCATCACGCTCACCGGAGACCACTTCATGCAGGGTGCGCTTACCGAACTGGTCACGCAGCCCGGACTCCAGGCGGCGGGACAGACGTTCGTCGGCGATCTGCTTGAGGCCGGAAGTCGCGGTGTAGAAGCGCTCGGCATCCTTGACCCGCCACTTGGCGTAGGCATCGACCATCACGGCTTTCTTCTCCAGCGTCAGGAAACGCTGGGTCGGGGCATCCAGGGTCATCAGGCGGGCATCGAACTTGCGCACCTGGTTGACGTAGGGAACCTTCACGTGAAGACCGGGCTGAACGTCGGTCTGGACCACACGACCGAATTGCAGCAGGACGGCGCGCTCGGTCTGCGACACGATGTAGAAACAGTTCCAGCCAGCCAGCACCACAATGACGCCAACAATCAGGGCGATCAGCGATTTATTGCTCATCAGCGGCTCTCCCTTGTGCGCGTTTGCGGCAGATCAGTGATATGCGGCGTGGCATCCGTATTGCTGCTGGCCGCGGCCGAACCGGTGACCGGCGAGCTACCCGCCGGGCTGTTCTGGATCATCTTGTCCAACGGCAGATACAACAGGTTGCTCTGGCCGTTCTTGTTACCAGTCACGAGCACCTTGCTGGTATTGCTGAAGACTTCCTGCATGGTGTCCAGGTACAGGCGCTGGCGAGTGACTTCCGGAGCCTTGCGGTACTCGGCGACCAGCTTGGTGAAGCGATCGGCCTCACCCTTGGCACGGGAAAC from Pseudomonas asplenii harbors:
- the hflC gene encoding protease modulator HflC, producing MSNKSLIALIVGVIVVLAGWNCFYIVSQTERAVLLQFGRVVQTDVQPGLHVKVPYVNQVRKFDARLMTLDAPTQRFLTLEKKAVMVDAYAKWRVKDAERFYTATSGLKQIADERLSRRLESGLRDQFGKRTLHEVVSGERDALMADITASLNKMAEKELGIEVIDVRVKAIDLPKEVNRSVFERMSTEREREAREHRAKGNELAEGIRADADRQRRVLLAEAYRQSEETRGDGDAQAAAIYSKAYGQDQEFYAFYRSLRAYRESFANKSDVLVLDPSSDFFHYLEKAKP